In Mycteria americana isolate JAX WOST 10 ecotype Jacksonville Zoo and Gardens chromosome Z unlocalized genomic scaffold, USCA_MyAme_1.0 Scaffold_18, whole genome shotgun sequence, the following are encoded in one genomic region:
- the ZBTB7C gene encoding zinc finger and BTB domain-containing protein 7C isoform X2, whose protein sequence is MANGTEDLIGIPFPNHSSEVLCSLNEQRHDGLLCDVILIVQDQEYRTHRSVLAACSKYFKKLFTTGTLTDQPYVYEIDFVKPEALSAILEFAYTSTLTITTSNVKHILSAAKMLEIQCIINVCLEIMEPNRDAEEEDDKEDEDDDEDEDEDEDEEEEEEEEEVEDFVNQENLTNVQEVSCHQSPSKSDLTEKAYTEAPKDFPNHYPANNSSGHLGVIRDFSIESLLRENLYPKANIPERRPALSPFAPSFFPHLWNGDFGSFSQLEEPQVDNGPLDLVIKKRKIKEEEEKEDLPPPPFPNDFFKDMFTNTPAAPLGHIKAETDYSTYLNFLSATQFGGVFPPWPLEEEKKIKPKASQQCPICNKVIMGAGKLPRHMRTHTGEKPYMCNICEVRFTRQDKLKIHMRKHTGERPYLCIHCNAKFVHNYDLKNHMRIHTGVRPYQCEFCYKSFTRSDHLHRHIKRQSCRIARLRRGRKPSAWRAASLLFSPGGPPVESFVMPPTLEEMSGHLGSAAMCLPGPSPKHFLSGAKTTFSLQELESQFEETQMKLFRRAQLDMERNAGIFTFALGHNENLAAQPFFPLPDPWSTGFSSLAGLGHVAPISEGSN, encoded by the exons ATGGCCAATGGCACTGAAGATCTTATCGGGATCCCATTCCCGAACCACAGCAGTGAAGTCTTATGTAGTTTAAATGAGCAGCGGCATGACGGTCTCCTCTGTGATGTCATCCTCATTGTACAGGACCAGGAGTACCGGACCCATCGGTCCgtccttgctgcctgcagcaagTACTTCAAAAAACTCTTCACTACTGGCACTTTAACAGACCAGCCCTATGTTTACGAGATTGACTTTGTCAAGCCTGAAGCACTTTCTGCCATCCTTGAGTTTGCCTACACCTCAACCCTCACCATCACCACCTCAAATGTCAAGCACATCCTCAGCGCTGCCAAGATGCTGGAGATCCAGTGCATTATCAATGTATGCCTTGAAATCATGGAGCCCAACAGAGACGCGGAAGAGGAAGATGACAAAGAGGacgaagatgatgatgaagatgaagatgaagatgaagatgaggaggaagaggaggaggaggaagaagtggaagaTTTTGTCAATCAGGAGAACCTAACCAATGTCCAAGAAGTAAGCTGTCACCAAAGCCCTTCTAAGTCTGATCTTACCGAAAAAGCATATACAGAAGCACCTAAAGACTTTCCAAATCACTACCCAGCCAATAACTCCTCTGGACACTTGGGTGTGATACGAGACTTCTCCATCGAGTCCTTGCTAAGGGAAAACTTGTACCCTAAGGCGAACATCCCAGAAAGGAGGCCAGCTCTCTCTCCTTTTGCCCCTAGCTTCTTCCCCCATCTGTGGAACGGTGATTTTGGCTCCTTCTCCCAGCTCGAGGAGCCACAAGTAGACAATGGCCCCTTGGATCTGGTGATCAAAAAGAGGAAGatcaaggaagaggaggagaaggaagacctGCCTCCACCTCCTTTCCCTAATGACTTCTTTAAGGACATGTTTACCAACACCCCAGCAGCTCCCTTAGGGCATATTAAGGCAGAGACTGACTATAGCACTTATCTCAATTTCCTAAGTGCTACCCAATTTGGAGGAGTTTTTCCCCCATGGCccctggaggaagagaagaagataaAGCCCAAGGCGTCCCAGCAATGTCCCATCTGTAACAAAGTCATCATGGGGGCCGGCAAGCTGCCCAGGCACATGAGGACCCATACGGGAGAGAAGCCGTATATGTGCAATATCTGTGAAGTCCGCTTTACCAG gcagGACAAGCTCAAAATCCACATGCGGAAGCACACGGGGGAGCGGCCATACCTGTGCATCCACTGCAATGCCAAATTTGTGCACAACTATGATCTGAAGAACCACATGCGCATCCATACGGGCGTCCGGCCCTACCAATGCGAGTTCTGCTACAAGAGCTTCACCCGCTCTGACCACCTCCATCGCCACATCAAACGCCAGAGCTGCCGGATTGCGCGACTCCGGCGAGGACGTAAGCCATCAGCATGGAGGGCAGCCAGCTTGCTCTTCTCTCCTGGTGGTCCGCCGGTGGAGAGCTTCGTGATGCCACCGACATTGGAGGAGATGAGCGGCCACCTTGGCAGCGCAGCCATGTGCCTtcccggccccagccccaagcactTTTTGAGCGGGGCCAAGACCACCTTCAGCTTGCAGGAGCTGGAGAGCCAGTTTGAAGAAACCCAGATGAAGCTCTTCAGGCGAGCCCAGCTGGACATGGAGAGGAACGCGGGCATCTTCACCTTCGCCCTGGGCCATAATGAAAACCTCGCTGCTCAacccttcttcccccttcccgATCCTTGGAGCACGGGCTTCAGCAGCTTGGCGGGACTCGGCCACGTGGCTCCCATCTCGGAGGGGAGCAACTAA
- the ZBTB7C gene encoding zinc finger and BTB domain-containing protein 7C isoform X1 — translation MRVLNENMANGTEDLIGIPFPNHSSEVLCSLNEQRHDGLLCDVILIVQDQEYRTHRSVLAACSKYFKKLFTTGTLTDQPYVYEIDFVKPEALSAILEFAYTSTLTITTSNVKHILSAAKMLEIQCIINVCLEIMEPNRDAEEEDDKEDEDDDEDEDEDEDEEEEEEEEEVEDFVNQENLTNVQEVSCHQSPSKSDLTEKAYTEAPKDFPNHYPANNSSGHLGVIRDFSIESLLRENLYPKANIPERRPALSPFAPSFFPHLWNGDFGSFSQLEEPQVDNGPLDLVIKKRKIKEEEEKEDLPPPPFPNDFFKDMFTNTPAAPLGHIKAETDYSTYLNFLSATQFGGVFPPWPLEEEKKIKPKASQQCPICNKVIMGAGKLPRHMRTHTGEKPYMCNICEVRFTRQDKLKIHMRKHTGERPYLCIHCNAKFVHNYDLKNHMRIHTGVRPYQCEFCYKSFTRSDHLHRHIKRQSCRIARLRRGRKPSAWRAASLLFSPGGPPVESFVMPPTLEEMSGHLGSAAMCLPGPSPKHFLSGAKTTFSLQELESQFEETQMKLFRRAQLDMERNAGIFTFALGHNENLAAQPFFPLPDPWSTGFSSLAGLGHVAPISEGSN, via the exons GGTACTAAATGAGAATATGGCCAATGGCACTGAAGATCTTATCGGGATCCCATTCCCGAACCACAGCAGTGAAGTCTTATGTAGTTTAAATGAGCAGCGGCATGACGGTCTCCTCTGTGATGTCATCCTCATTGTACAGGACCAGGAGTACCGGACCCATCGGTCCgtccttgctgcctgcagcaagTACTTCAAAAAACTCTTCACTACTGGCACTTTAACAGACCAGCCCTATGTTTACGAGATTGACTTTGTCAAGCCTGAAGCACTTTCTGCCATCCTTGAGTTTGCCTACACCTCAACCCTCACCATCACCACCTCAAATGTCAAGCACATCCTCAGCGCTGCCAAGATGCTGGAGATCCAGTGCATTATCAATGTATGCCTTGAAATCATGGAGCCCAACAGAGACGCGGAAGAGGAAGATGACAAAGAGGacgaagatgatgatgaagatgaagatgaagatgaagatgaggaggaagaggaggaggaggaagaagtggaagaTTTTGTCAATCAGGAGAACCTAACCAATGTCCAAGAAGTAAGCTGTCACCAAAGCCCTTCTAAGTCTGATCTTACCGAAAAAGCATATACAGAAGCACCTAAAGACTTTCCAAATCACTACCCAGCCAATAACTCCTCTGGACACTTGGGTGTGATACGAGACTTCTCCATCGAGTCCTTGCTAAGGGAAAACTTGTACCCTAAGGCGAACATCCCAGAAAGGAGGCCAGCTCTCTCTCCTTTTGCCCCTAGCTTCTTCCCCCATCTGTGGAACGGTGATTTTGGCTCCTTCTCCCAGCTCGAGGAGCCACAAGTAGACAATGGCCCCTTGGATCTGGTGATCAAAAAGAGGAAGatcaaggaagaggaggagaaggaagacctGCCTCCACCTCCTTTCCCTAATGACTTCTTTAAGGACATGTTTACCAACACCCCAGCAGCTCCCTTAGGGCATATTAAGGCAGAGACTGACTATAGCACTTATCTCAATTTCCTAAGTGCTACCCAATTTGGAGGAGTTTTTCCCCCATGGCccctggaggaagagaagaagataaAGCCCAAGGCGTCCCAGCAATGTCCCATCTGTAACAAAGTCATCATGGGGGCCGGCAAGCTGCCCAGGCACATGAGGACCCATACGGGAGAGAAGCCGTATATGTGCAATATCTGTGAAGTCCGCTTTACCAG gcagGACAAGCTCAAAATCCACATGCGGAAGCACACGGGGGAGCGGCCATACCTGTGCATCCACTGCAATGCCAAATTTGTGCACAACTATGATCTGAAGAACCACATGCGCATCCATACGGGCGTCCGGCCCTACCAATGCGAGTTCTGCTACAAGAGCTTCACCCGCTCTGACCACCTCCATCGCCACATCAAACGCCAGAGCTGCCGGATTGCGCGACTCCGGCGAGGACGTAAGCCATCAGCATGGAGGGCAGCCAGCTTGCTCTTCTCTCCTGGTGGTCCGCCGGTGGAGAGCTTCGTGATGCCACCGACATTGGAGGAGATGAGCGGCCACCTTGGCAGCGCAGCCATGTGCCTtcccggccccagccccaagcactTTTTGAGCGGGGCCAAGACCACCTTCAGCTTGCAGGAGCTGGAGAGCCAGTTTGAAGAAACCCAGATGAAGCTCTTCAGGCGAGCCCAGCTGGACATGGAGAGGAACGCGGGCATCTTCACCTTCGCCCTGGGCCATAATGAAAACCTCGCTGCTCAacccttcttcccccttcccgATCCTTGGAGCACGGGCTTCAGCAGCTTGGCGGGACTCGGCCACGTGGCTCCCATCTCGGAGGGGAGCAACTAA